A single Arcobacter sp. FWKO B DNA region contains:
- a CDS encoding IS30 family transposase: MKKFTQLTLKERYQIYAYIKVGYTQKEIADCLGTSQSTISRELKRNSSEGDYKPEVAEQLSFYRHKYKTKHLKLTRKVMNYIKDKLKEDWSPEQISGVMRLKKLPWVSHETIYQYIYKNKYHDGKLYLKLRHKNKKYHKRGNEYNSRGVIKNRVSIEQRPKIVEHKKRVGDFEIDTVIGKNHIGALVTIVDRASKFTLIKKVDSKKADIVSQALIDMLYPIRELTHTITSDNGKEFAYHENVSKALDAKFYFANPYHSWERGLNEHTNGLIRQYLPKQTDFTKVKRKEIREIQNRLNNRPRKSLGYKTPSEVFYAKVAKVLTA, translated from the coding sequence ATGAAGAAATTCACACAGTTAACCCTAAAAGAAAGATACCAGATATATGCTTATATTAAGGTTGGATATACTCAAAAAGAAATTGCTGATTGTTTAGGTACTTCACAATCTACAATTAGCAGAGAACTAAAAAGAAATAGTTCTGAAGGCGACTACAAACCTGAAGTTGCAGAACAGTTGAGTTTTTATAGACACAAATATAAAACCAAACATTTAAAGCTTACTAGAAAAGTTATGAACTACATCAAAGATAAGCTTAAAGAGGATTGGTCTCCTGAACAAATATCTGGAGTTATGAGATTGAAGAAACTGCCTTGGGTATCCCATGAAACTATTTATCAGTATATTTACAAGAACAAATATCATGATGGGAAACTATATCTAAAACTTAGACATAAAAATAAAAAGTATCATAAAAGAGGAAATGAATATAACTCTAGAGGAGTTATTAAAAACAGAGTATCTATTGAACAAAGACCAAAAATTGTTGAACATAAAAAAAGAGTTGGTGACTTTGAGATAGATACAGTAATAGGTAAAAATCATATTGGTGCATTAGTTACTATTGTTGATAGAGCATCAAAGTTTACATTAATCAAAAAAGTTGATTCTAAAAAAGCAGATATTGTATCTCAAGCTTTAATAGATATGCTTTATCCAATAAGAGAACTTACGCATACCATTACATCAGATAATGGCAAAGAGTTTGCATATCATGAAAATGTATCAAAAGCATTAGATGCAAAGTTTTACTTTGCAAATCCATATCACTCTTGGGAGAGAGGATTAAATGAACATACAAATGGTCTAATACGACAATATTTACCCAAACAGACAGATTTCACTAAAGTTAAAAGAAAGGAAATTAGAGAAATCCAAAACAGATTAAATAATAGACCTAGAAAATCACTTGGATATAAAACTCCATCTGAGGTTTTTTATGCTAAAGTAGCAAAAGTTTTAACAGCTTAA
- a CDS encoding Ig domain-containing protein, which translates to MKKRAFTVVELAVVLIIIGLLVGGGVGIMGVLTQKAKLSETRQSIEALEQSILGYVQRTKRLPNTLNTLGIKTTDAYNKSIQYFTMDEIDNICDQKPENYLQVQDNTLLPSNLKTDIAFILIADGENRCNQTGDNIEETFIVSNQYESINCLDGTAGQYDDIVRYMDIDGLRKLVCSAFNISTYILPTGTQWEYYTANLGASDGVAPYVWSLDGGSSLPMGLSITGSNISGTPEVHGSYNFTVVATDAEGKVAKKNLNITLSSNLPRIVTDYLAFGIKNVNYPNTALSADGGKPGGYTWNLVSGALPPGLLLLDQWIYGQPTTEGTYSFTVSVTDTAMQTTTKTLSIAINPQSTGGGGGEDPPPPPPPPGVCVPGKEIFTYTGTMQYFTVPEYCTKLTFKVWGAGGGGGTSSTGGAGGYANGELNSVEGGWIYNVLVGGGGVGVGMATGGYGGGGNGGVTGGQKGAGAGGRSEVSGSSSVIITAGGGGGGGVSNAGGGGGGNTGYNGLGTNSGQGGTQIAAGAGYDGGSGSNGGNATVSTNNQNGGGGGGGYFGGGAGRGTTDRAGGGGGSGYIGGVANGINQASTTQTPPNNADTDYILGIGVGANSAGVGGNGLVVIYYE; encoded by the coding sequence ATGAAAAAAAGAGCTTTTACTGTTGTTGAATTAGCTGTTGTACTTATTATTATTGGGCTTTTAGTAGGTGGTGGTGTAGGAATTATGGGTGTACTTACCCAAAAAGCAAAACTATCAGAAACAAGACAAAGTATAGAAGCACTTGAGCAGTCAATCTTAGGCTATGTACAAAGAACAAAAAGGCTTCCTAATACTCTAAATACATTAGGTATAAAAACAACTGATGCTTACAATAAATCTATACAATACTTTACTATGGATGAAATTGATAATATTTGTGATCAAAAACCTGAAAACTATCTTCAAGTACAAGACAATACACTCTTGCCAAGTAACCTTAAAACTGACATTGCATTTATACTAATTGCTGATGGTGAAAATAGATGTAACCAAACAGGTGATAATATTGAAGAGACTTTTATAGTATCAAATCAATATGAGAGTATAAACTGCCTTGATGGTACAGCTGGACAATATGATGATATTGTAAGATATATGGATATTGATGGACTAAGAAAGCTTGTATGCAGTGCTTTTAATATATCTACTTATATACTTCCAACAGGTACGCAATGGGAGTATTATACAGCAAATTTAGGGGCTAGTGATGGTGTAGCACCTTATGTTTGGAGCCTTGATGGTGGTAGTTCACTCCCTATGGGACTAAGTATTACAGGCTCAAACATCTCTGGGACTCCTGAAGTACATGGAAGCTATAACTTTACAGTAGTAGCAACCGATGCTGAGGGAAAAGTAGCTAAGAAAAATCTAAATATTACACTTAGTTCAAATTTACCAAGAATTGTGACAGATTATCTTGCATTTGGAATAAAAAATGTTAATTATCCAAATACTGCACTAAGTGCTGATGGTGGAAAGCCAGGTGGTTATACTTGGAATTTAGTAAGTGGTGCGTTGCCTCCTGGTTTGCTTTTGCTTGATCAGTGGATATATGGGCAACCAACGACAGAAGGGACTTACTCTTTTACAGTCTCTGTTACAGATACAGCAATGCAAACAACAACAAAAACTTTATCAATCGCAATAAATCCTCAAAGTACTGGAGGAGGTGGAGGAGAAGATCCACCACCTCCTCCACCTCCACCTGGGGTTTGTGTACCAGGAAAAGAAATATTTACTTATACTGGCACTATGCAGTATTTTACAGTACCTGAGTATTGTACAAAACTTACATTTAAAGTATGGGGTGCTGGTGGTGGCGGCGGAACTAGCAGTACTGGTGGTGCAGGTGGATATGCAAATGGCGAGCTTAATAGTGTAGAAGGTGGCTGGATTTATAATGTACTTGTTGGCGGTGGTGGTGTTGGTGTTGGTATGGCTACTGGAGGATACGGTGGCGGTGGAAACGGTGGTGTTACTGGTGGACAAAAAGGAGCTGGGGCTGGTGGAAGAAGTGAAGTAAGTGGCTCTTCTTCTGTTATTATTACTGCTGGTGGTGGCGGTGGCGGTGGAGTAAGCAACGCTGGTGGTGGTGGCGGTGGAAACACTGGATATAATGGCTTAGGCACCAACTCAGGACAAGGTGGTACACAAATAGCTGCTGGTGCTGGGTATGATGGAGGAAGTGGAAGCAATGGTGGAAATGCAACCGTAAGCACAAACAACCAAAATGGTGGTGGTGGCGGTGGCGGCTACTTTGGTGGTGGAGCTGGAAGAGGAACTACTGATAGAGCTGGCGGTGGAGGCGGAAGCGGATATATAGGTGGTGTTGCAAATGGTATAAATCAAGCTTCTACCACACAAACTCCACCTAACAACGCTGATACAGACTATATACTTGGTATTGGAGTTGGTGCAAATAGTGCTGGAGTTGGAGGGAATGGACTAGTAGTTATTTACTACGAATAA